One genomic segment of Luteimonas galliterrae includes these proteins:
- a CDS encoding polysaccharide biosynthesis tyrosine autokinase has product MSSPLITRMEPPPQAPQAMREDDIDLPSLVTTLGENKRLILFGTALFLLASVAYVLLATPKYEANAVVQVESRLPTFPGLSARAGMQPPMAEEAPATTEIQLLTSRRVLGEALRNLRLDIEVQPLRFPLVGDIVARQFQKLQPGTLSEPWLGLNRYGWGGERLDIAQFEVPANLVDVPLQLTARERGQYTLSDGNGNLLAKGRVGEVVAAQGVKLLVRTLEANPGMRFEIKRMNTIAIMDTLRKEISATEQGRSSGVIALSYANTDPVLAREVLDQVTQAYVRQNVARNSAEAAKRLTFVTEQLPNVRRELAKAQAALKNFQSRTQTMDVGLQNKALLDQTIALDTGIQQLRMQMTELASRYTPQHPAYKALQQQIGQFQSEKGALQGRIRQLPDTQEGLFRLSRDVEVTNQTYANLLDQAQQLNIARASAVGNARVIDPSAVNLGSPAWPKPIPVIAGGTALGALLMVAIVLLRQMFKRGVEDPVDIELLGLPVYASIPFSEKGRELAVHPRHFRREGRQRLLALSAPTDLAMEALRTLRTSLHFARLETRNNLLMIAAPSPGVGKTFVCANLAVTIAQAGQRVLLIDADMRRGTLHDAIGVKAEGGLSELISGRIGLDEALRRVSGTDSLAFISRGAVPPNPSELLMNANFATLLHKLAPCYDIVVIDTPPVLAVTDAAVIGHQVGTCLMVVRWGLNQQREIALAKQRLEQNGVQVKGAIFNGVQKRGAGQYAYSYYEYLPARNPSPTH; this is encoded by the coding sequence ATGTCTAGCCCCCTGATCACGAGAATGGAACCGCCGCCGCAGGCGCCGCAAGCGATGCGCGAAGACGATATCGATCTTCCGTCGCTGGTGACCACGCTGGGCGAGAACAAGCGGCTGATCCTGTTCGGAACGGCATTGTTCCTGCTCGCCAGCGTGGCGTACGTGCTGCTGGCGACGCCGAAATACGAGGCCAATGCGGTGGTGCAGGTCGAGAGCCGTCTGCCCACTTTTCCCGGCTTGAGCGCGCGCGCCGGCATGCAGCCGCCGATGGCCGAAGAGGCCCCCGCGACGACGGAAATCCAGCTGCTGACGTCGCGCCGCGTGCTCGGCGAGGCGTTGCGGAACCTGCGCCTGGATATCGAAGTCCAGCCGTTGCGTTTCCCGCTGGTCGGCGACATCGTCGCGCGGCAGTTCCAGAAGTTGCAGCCCGGAACGCTGTCCGAGCCGTGGTTGGGCCTGAACCGCTACGGCTGGGGCGGGGAACGGCTCGATATCGCGCAATTCGAAGTGCCCGCCAACCTGGTCGACGTGCCGCTGCAACTGACCGCGCGCGAACGCGGCCAATACACGCTGTCGGACGGCAACGGCAATCTGCTCGCCAAAGGACGGGTGGGCGAAGTCGTCGCCGCGCAGGGCGTCAAGTTGCTCGTGCGGACGCTGGAAGCCAATCCCGGCATGCGCTTCGAGATCAAGCGCATGAACACGATCGCGATCATGGATACGCTGAGGAAGGAAATCAGCGCGACCGAACAGGGCAGGAGCTCGGGCGTCATCGCGCTGAGCTACGCCAACACCGACCCGGTGCTGGCCCGCGAAGTGCTGGACCAGGTCACCCAGGCCTACGTGCGCCAGAACGTGGCGCGCAATTCCGCCGAAGCGGCCAAGCGGCTGACCTTCGTCACCGAGCAGCTGCCGAACGTGCGCCGCGAACTGGCGAAGGCCCAGGCGGCGCTGAAGAATTTCCAGTCCCGCACCCAGACGATGGATGTGGGCCTGCAGAACAAGGCGCTCCTCGACCAGACCATCGCGCTGGATACCGGCATCCAGCAGCTGCGCATGCAGATGACCGAACTCGCCAGCCGCTACACGCCGCAGCATCCGGCCTACAAGGCGCTGCAGCAGCAGATCGGCCAGTTCCAGAGCGAAAAAGGCGCATTGCAGGGGCGCATCCGGCAATTGCCCGATACGCAGGAGGGCTTGTTCCGGCTCAGCCGCGACGTGGAGGTCACCAACCAGACCTATGCCAACCTGCTCGACCAGGCGCAGCAGCTCAACATCGCGCGCGCCAGCGCCGTCGGCAATGCGCGCGTGATCGATCCGTCAGCGGTCAACTTGGGCAGTCCGGCGTGGCCGAAGCCGATACCCGTCATCGCCGGCGGCACGGCGCTCGGCGCCTTGCTGATGGTCGCGATCGTGCTGTTGCGGCAGATGTTCAAGCGCGGCGTCGAAGATCCGGTCGACATCGAGTTGCTGGGCTTGCCGGTATACGCATCGATTCCGTTCAGCGAAAAGGGACGCGAACTGGCCGTGCATCCGCGCCATTTCCGCCGCGAAGGCCGCCAGCGCCTGCTGGCGCTGAGCGCGCCGACCGACCTGGCCATGGAAGCCCTGCGCACCTTGCGCACCAGCCTGCATTTCGCGCGGTTGGAAACCAGGAACAACCTTCTGATGATCGCCGCGCCGAGCCCGGGCGTGGGCAAGACCTTCGTTTGCGCCAACCTGGCGGTGACGATCGCCCAAGCCGGCCAGCGCGTGCTGCTGATCGATGCGGACATGCGCCGAGGCACGCTGCACGACGCCATCGGCGTCAAGGCCGAAGGCGGCCTGTCCGAACTCATCTCCGGACGCATCGGATTGGACGAAGCGTTGCGCCGCGTGTCCGGCACCGACAGCCTGGCGTTCATTTCGCGCGGCGCCGTGCCGCCCAATCCTTCCGAGCTGCTGATGAACGCCAACTTCGCCACGCTGCTGCACAAGCTGGCGCCGTGCTACGACATCGTGGTGATCGATACGCCGCCGGTGCTGGCGGTCACCGATGCGGCCGTGATCGGCCATCAGGTCGGCACCTGCCTGATGGTGGTGCGCTGGGGCCTCAACCAGCAGCGCGAGATCGCGCTGGCCAAGCAGCGGCTCGAGCAGAACGGCGTGCAGGTGAAGGGCGCGATCTTCAATGGCGTCCAGAAGCGCGGCGCCGGCCAATACGCCTACAGCTATTACGAGTACCTGCCGGCGCGCAATCCCTCGCCGACGCACTAG
- a CDS encoding right-handed parallel beta-helix repeat-containing protein yields the protein MKRPGDEGASLGSRRDFMGGLLSLAAFAAVCGALPAIARVAAAPRVRGNARIDVRDHGAKGDGVSDDTASFQAAIDALPKDGGTVYVPAGAYLIDPTRSVKLRSRMHLSMDDAAKLVAKPNAATRAYVLLALQVENVEISGGRIVGDRDSHLGTGGEWGHGIRVRGCTAVTIRDIHISRCWGDGISAGGVIFKGGSSTPGRDLLIADVVCTGNRRQGLTLGSYRGAVVRDSEFSGTGGTPPAAGIDIEPDTDVARDILIENCLVRGNRGPGIQLYKRAAEVTIRKCTIERNRGDGILGLAAIDCVIVDNQIRNNGSRGVSLRAGSRNVRIAGNRFVGNLQGGKQQIRTADDSVAVRIESNNQFE from the coding sequence ATGAAGCGCCCCGGCGATGAAGGCGCGAGCCTGGGCTCGCGCAGGGATTTCATGGGCGGGCTGCTGAGCCTGGCCGCGTTCGCTGCGGTCTGCGGCGCGCTGCCCGCCATCGCCCGCGTCGCCGCTGCGCCCAGAGTGCGCGGCAATGCGCGGATAGATGTGCGCGACCACGGCGCCAAGGGCGATGGCGTCAGCGACGATACCGCCTCGTTCCAGGCCGCCATCGATGCCCTGCCGAAGGATGGCGGCACCGTATACGTGCCGGCAGGCGCCTATCTGATCGACCCGACGCGCAGCGTCAAGCTGCGCAGCCGGATGCACCTGTCGATGGACGATGCGGCCAAGCTCGTGGCCAAGCCCAATGCCGCGACGCGCGCATATGTGCTGCTGGCGCTGCAGGTGGAGAACGTGGAGATTTCCGGGGGGCGCATCGTCGGCGATCGCGATTCCCATTTGGGCACGGGTGGGGAGTGGGGCCACGGCATCAGGGTCCGCGGCTGCACTGCCGTCACTATCCGCGATATCCACATCTCCCGCTGCTGGGGCGACGGCATTTCCGCCGGCGGCGTCATCTTCAAGGGCGGGTCGTCCACGCCCGGCCGCGATCTGCTGATCGCCGATGTTGTCTGCACCGGGAATAGGCGCCAAGGATTGACCTTAGGCAGTTATCGCGGCGCTGTCGTGCGCGACAGCGAATTCAGCGGCACCGGCGGCACGCCGCCCGCCGCCGGCATCGATATCGAGCCCGATACCGATGTCGCGCGCGACATCCTGATCGAGAATTGCCTGGTGCGCGGCAACCGCGGGCCCGGCATCCAACTCTACAAGCGCGCCGCCGAAGTGACGATCAGGAAATGCACCATCGAACGCAATCGCGGAGACGGCATCCTGGGGCTCGCCGCGATCGACTGCGTCATCGTCGACAACCAGATCCGGAACAACGGGTCCAGAGGCGTCTCGCTGCGCGCCGGCTCGCGCAACGTCCGCATCGCGGGCAACCGGTTCGTCGGCAATCTGCAGGGCGGCAAACAGCAGATACGCACGGCCGACGACAGCGTCGCTGTGCGCATCGAATCGAACAATCAGTTCGAATAA
- a CDS encoding UDP-N-acetylglucosamine 2-epimerase, translating to MDDPKLVAASAIALAVTLFAIFSIRPVARRFGLVDKPGGRKLHRGRIPLIGGLCIFAGMLVGLSYLGYLDRFVMSLMAGGVLIVLIGLVDDFGDLSVRSRLFAEAGVVALVIAASGFHVDDLGLKLGEHSLALGALGVPFTIVAVIGLINAFNMLDGIDGLAASMAMVSIAAILFFDQTSWSVPSVLLLLQVLFAALIPYLFVNLGWPDGRKIFMGDAGSMLIGFLLAWSLVFLSHRNVARLAPVDVLWCVALPIMDTFAVMYRRLRLGRSPFKPDRQHLHHLLLDAGYSPRLALAAIVSAGVLLATFGYVLRGLPHLVSAAAFAATLVAYVLWLPQMFVRLIAPFRLRPATAERAAAIVAGEGALAQAWEPSLASGERGNGGAVDAPAAAEADSSQSPLKALWVLADQADADKIAPIAQRLSQDERFGPTVCVAASSGQDPDAAVQVLDMPLGRMPDPVEPARDPIEIGSAAFSGMERVLREVQPDMVLVPGAAAASFATTLVAYYHQIPVVCIDTETADDTDAPGVPDEASRKVIRTLASLHVTGNASAGRHLIEDGVPVERVLVADSDQSDACGRIVEALAGLRAAPDDQTPPVRYAGSPPTAAMQGAQAL from the coding sequence ATGGATGATCCAAAACTGGTCGCAGCCAGCGCCATCGCATTGGCCGTGACATTGTTCGCCATCTTCTCCATACGGCCCGTTGCGCGCCGCTTCGGGTTGGTGGACAAGCCGGGCGGGCGCAAGCTCCACCGCGGCCGTATCCCCCTGATCGGCGGCCTGTGCATCTTCGCCGGCATGCTGGTGGGACTGAGCTACCTCGGCTATCTGGATCGCTTCGTGATGAGCCTGATGGCCGGCGGCGTGCTGATCGTCCTGATCGGCCTCGTCGACGATTTCGGCGACCTGAGCGTGCGCTCGCGCCTGTTCGCGGAGGCTGGCGTCGTGGCGCTGGTGATCGCGGCATCGGGATTCCACGTCGACGATCTCGGGCTCAAGCTCGGCGAGCACAGTTTGGCGCTGGGTGCGTTGGGCGTGCCGTTCACCATCGTCGCGGTGATCGGCTTGATCAACGCCTTCAACATGCTCGACGGCATCGACGGCCTCGCCGCTTCCATGGCGATGGTCAGCATCGCGGCGATCCTGTTCTTCGACCAGACCAGCTGGTCGGTGCCCAGCGTGCTGTTGCTGCTGCAGGTGCTGTTCGCCGCATTGATCCCCTACCTTTTCGTCAACCTGGGGTGGCCGGACGGACGCAAGATCTTCATGGGCGACGCCGGCAGCATGCTGATCGGCTTCCTGCTGGCATGGAGCCTGGTCTTCCTGAGCCATCGCAATGTGGCGCGGCTGGCGCCGGTCGACGTGCTGTGGTGCGTGGCGCTGCCGATCATGGACACGTTCGCGGTGATGTATCGCCGCCTGCGCCTCGGGCGATCGCCTTTCAAGCCGGATCGGCAGCATCTCCATCATCTGCTGCTGGACGCCGGCTATTCTCCGCGCCTCGCTCTGGCGGCCATCGTCTCCGCCGGCGTCCTGCTGGCGACGTTCGGCTATGTCTTGCGCGGCTTGCCGCACTTGGTGAGCGCAGCGGCGTTCGCAGCGACGCTGGTGGCCTACGTGTTGTGGCTGCCGCAGATGTTCGTGCGGCTGATCGCGCCATTCCGCTTGCGGCCTGCGACGGCCGAACGCGCTGCGGCCATCGTGGCCGGCGAGGGCGCGTTGGCGCAGGCGTGGGAACCGTCGCTTGCCTCCGGCGAACGCGGTAACGGCGGCGCCGTCGACGCGCCGGCCGCCGCGGAAGCGGACTCGTCGCAAAGCCCGTTGAAGGCTTTGTGGGTGCTCGCGGACCAGGCCGATGCGGACAAGATCGCGCCCATCGCCCAGCGCTTGTCTCAGGACGAACGTTTCGGGCCGACGGTATGCGTCGCCGCGAGCTCGGGCCAGGATCCGGACGCTGCGGTCCAAGTGCTCGATATGCCGCTGGGCCGCATGCCGGATCCCGTGGAGCCGGCTCGCGATCCGATCGAAATCGGCTCCGCGGCGTTCAGCGGCATGGAGCGCGTGCTGCGCGAAGTGCAACCGGACATGGTGCTCGTGCCCGGCGCCGCCGCCGCTTCGTTCGCGACGACCCTGGTCGCCTACTACCACCAGATTCCGGTGGTGTGCATCGATACCGAAACCGCGGACGACACGGACGCTCCGGGCGTGCCCGACGAAGCCAGCCGCAAAGTCATCCGCACGTTGGCGTCGTTGCATGTGACGGGCAACGCATCCGCCGGCCGGCATCTGATCGAAGACGGCGTGCCCGTCGAGCGCGTGCTGGTGGCCGACAGCGACCAGAGCGATGCCTGCGGGCGCATCGTCGAAGCTTTGGCGGGCTTGCGCGCCGCACCCGATGATCAAACCCCGCCGGTGCGGTACGCAGGCTCGCCACCGACCGCCGCGATGCAAGGCGCGCAAGCGTTATGA
- a CDS encoding asparagine synthase-related protein, with amino-acid sequence MQITMSPYYGKPDFSGLAPGAAGPGQVDPVSVADLLRNAFVYPPHSILQGVKLVTFGFCPQHDMHTAPEFRFKFRNAGEVPETASQDQDWVGVYHRLLCEAVTNSCAEARAPWLLQSGGKDSTTLAIAIADARPDATCVTYLGGREENELESAAFVARKLGLRHEALVCDPGRAYDRYLAAVHRMPLLTADFALLSYMDLATEIAAQGGDGVIDGLGADSYFGTPVSRQQRLLARLARQMRLPDRVAELPLIDRSFELCFALGTLQMNPIERVFPGSRFTDSEVDSLFGRDMASLSRARLALFTAEIDSATSAWEWRDMSMSIAGSAGAFAKGLYAAHALSLHAAYPFCDRALRDWVHHQVPRDQKVDPETRVNKMLIRKHIATRFGDLPYVRNKGSFRFDLRGLAAQRFDQVRSYAQQAADLLPGATPWLDRNRRRLDNKYHASKFYLLAVVLPWVVCRSRDGASTAAAP; translated from the coding sequence ATGCAGATCACCATGTCCCCGTACTACGGCAAGCCCGATTTTTCCGGGCTTGCGCCCGGCGCCGCCGGGCCAGGCCAGGTCGACCCCGTGTCGGTGGCCGACCTGTTGCGCAACGCGTTCGTTTACCCGCCGCATTCGATACTGCAAGGCGTGAAGCTGGTGACGTTCGGCTTCTGCCCGCAGCACGACATGCATACCGCGCCGGAATTCCGCTTCAAATTCCGCAACGCGGGCGAGGTTCCGGAAACCGCCAGCCAGGACCAGGATTGGGTCGGCGTCTACCATCGCTTGTTGTGCGAAGCGGTAACGAACTCGTGCGCGGAAGCGCGGGCGCCATGGCTGCTGCAAAGCGGCGGCAAGGATTCGACCACGCTGGCGATCGCGATCGCCGACGCTCGCCCGGACGCCACCTGCGTCACCTACCTAGGCGGCCGCGAGGAGAACGAGCTGGAATCGGCGGCCTTCGTCGCCCGCAAGCTCGGGCTGCGGCACGAAGCGCTGGTCTGCGATCCGGGCCGCGCCTACGACCGTTATCTGGCGGCCGTGCACCGCATGCCGCTGCTCACTGCCGACTTCGCGCTGCTGTCGTACATGGACCTGGCGACCGAGATCGCCGCGCAGGGCGGCGACGGCGTCATCGACGGTCTCGGCGCCGACAGCTACTTCGGCACGCCGGTGAGCCGGCAGCAGCGGTTGCTGGCGCGGCTGGCGCGGCAGATGCGGTTGCCCGATCGCGTCGCGGAGCTTCCGCTGATCGACCGCAGCTTCGAGTTGTGCTTCGCGCTGGGGACTTTGCAGATGAATCCGATCGAGCGCGTCTTCCCCGGCTCGCGCTTCACCGACAGCGAAGTCGACAGTCTGTTCGGCCGCGACATGGCGAGCCTGTCGCGCGCGCGCCTGGCGCTGTTCACCGCCGAAATCGATTCGGCGACCAGCGCCTGGGAATGGCGCGACATGTCGATGTCGATCGCGGGCTCCGCGGGCGCTTTCGCCAAGGGCCTGTATGCCGCCCATGCCCTGTCGCTGCACGCCGCTTATCCCTTCTGCGATCGCGCATTGCGCGATTGGGTGCATCACCAAGTGCCGCGGGACCAGAAAGTGGATCCGGAAACGCGTGTCAACAAGATGCTGATCCGCAAGCACATCGCCACGCGCTTCGGCGATCTTCCCTACGTGCGCAACAAGGGCAGCTTTCGTTTCGACCTGCGCGGCCTGGCCGCGCAGCGCTTCGACCAGGTGCGCAGCTATGCGCAACAGGCCGCCGATCTGCTGCCGGGAGCCACGCCCTGGTTGGACAGGAATCGCCGCCGCCTGGACAACAAGTACCACGCTTCGAAGTTCTACTTGTTGGCCGTCGTCCTGCCGTGGGTGGTCTGCCGCAGCCGCGACGGCGCTTCGACGGCTGCCGCGCCATGA
- a CDS encoding low molecular weight protein-tyrosine-phosphatase, producing MIQSALIVCVGNICRSPMAEALLRHRLAGRDFAVGSAGLAALRGNPIDPLAEQVLAAHGLSAKAHIARQIEQALIDRADIVLTMEKRHMAALRALSPQSSGKIFLLRRWRDGADIPDPYGRKLDEFERAYDMIHSAMDDWISRV from the coding sequence ATGATCCAAAGCGCGCTGATCGTGTGCGTAGGCAATATCTGCCGCAGCCCCATGGCCGAAGCCTTGCTGCGCCATCGCCTGGCCGGCCGCGACTTCGCCGTCGGTTCGGCCGGGCTCGCCGCCTTGCGCGGCAACCCGATCGATCCGCTGGCCGAACAGGTGCTCGCGGCGCACGGATTGAGCGCGAAAGCGCACATCGCCCGGCAGATCGAACAGGCTTTGATCGACCGCGCCGACATCGTGCTGACGATGGAAAAACGCCATATGGCCGCGTTGCGCGCGCTGTCGCCGCAATCGAGCGGGAAAATATTCCTACTGCGCAGGTGGCGGGACGGCGCCGACATTCCCGATCCGTACGGCCGCAAGCTGGACGAATTCGAACGCGCCTACGACATGATACACAGCGCGATGGACGATTGGATTTCGCGCGTCTGA
- a CDS encoding patatin-like phospholipase family protein — MAAAEAPKIRRGEPVALALGAGGARGLAQIGVIEALEARGMEIVTVAGSSSGALVGGIFAAGKLHEYRERLVAMDRGDFIRLLDPALGGNGLFRGERLIDAMREVVGDPLIETLPIGYVAVAVDLLRQREVWLRQGPLWQAIRASFAIPGLFTPAEVHGRELVDGGLLAPLPIAATRLSDAHRLIAVDMHGWPEKPPGQPAVAADAPARENRFTAWVERHLRRRMREEQGEEIGLSEIMARSLDTMQAQIARIQLALDPPELVIRIPRDACLFYEFWRAGEMIELGRIEAEKALDAAGY, encoded by the coding sequence ATGGCGGCGGCGGAAGCCCCGAAGATCCGCCGCGGCGAACCCGTCGCGCTCGCATTGGGCGCAGGCGGCGCGCGCGGCCTGGCCCAGATCGGCGTGATCGAAGCGCTGGAGGCGCGCGGCATGGAGATCGTCACCGTGGCCGGTTCGTCCAGCGGTGCGCTGGTCGGCGGCATCTTCGCCGCGGGCAAGCTGCACGAGTACCGCGAACGCTTGGTGGCCATGGACCGCGGCGATTTCATCCGCCTGCTCGATCCGGCATTGGGCGGCAACGGCCTGTTCCGTGGCGAACGGCTGATCGATGCGATGCGCGAAGTGGTCGGCGATCCGCTGATCGAAACGCTGCCGATCGGCTACGTCGCCGTCGCGGTGGACCTGCTGCGCCAGCGCGAAGTGTGGCTGCGGCAGGGCCCGCTGTGGCAGGCGATCCGCGCCTCGTTCGCGATTCCCGGTCTGTTCACGCCGGCCGAAGTGCACGGACGCGAGTTGGTCGATGGCGGATTGCTGGCGCCGTTGCCGATCGCGGCCACGCGTTTGTCCGATGCGCACCGGCTGATCGCCGTCGACATGCACGGCTGGCCGGAAAAACCGCCCGGCCAACCTGCCGTAGCAGCCGATGCGCCGGCGCGCGAGAACCGTTTCACCGCCTGGGTCGAGCGCCACCTGCGGCGGCGCATGCGCGAGGAGCAGGGCGAAGAGATCGGCCTGAGCGAGATCATGGCGCGTTCGCTGGACACCATGCAGGCGCAGATCGCACGCATACAGCTCGCGCTGGATCCGCCGGAACTGGTGATCCGCATCCCGCGCGACGCCTGCCTGTTCTACGAATTCTGGCGCGCCGGCGAAATGATCGAGCTCGGCCGCATAGAGGCGGAGAAAGCGTTGGACGCCGCCGGTTACTGA
- a CDS encoding right-handed parallel beta-helix repeat-containing protein gives MRLFDDIHALENDPNKNNKKSDLAQAISGAGIGRRDFLRQSFAIALPAALIGIAGPALAAAGSAATASSYTLPSRQRGSTVRNVRNYGAVGNGVADDTAAFQAAINSLPSAGGTVEVPAGTYRIDAVTSVKLRSYMHLKLAQDAKIVAKPNSAERYNILYVNKVRDVEISGGQIIGERSGHNGTTGEWGHGIFVRGSSNVTIRDTHISKCWGDGLVVAGADMWQAPAQRSSNVFVANIVSTGNRRQAMSIGYVNDLKVYDSEFSNSNGATPQCGIDIEPENGNTSYKVLFENCLVRGNARYGMLLYKGSQGVTIRNCIVENNGSCGIVTRNATATYIVQSTIRNNSATGIFIQDGTKNCQISQNTSYGNYNRLGTVTRTPFEMSGWSPAIERDILIQGAVSDIRITTNYYR, from the coding sequence TTGCGGCTGTTCGACGATATCCACGCCCTGGAAAATGATCCGAATAAGAACAATAAGAAAAGCGATCTTGCGCAAGCGATATCCGGGGCAGGCATCGGCCGCCGCGATTTCCTGCGCCAATCGTTCGCGATCGCGCTGCCGGCCGCGCTGATCGGCATCGCAGGACCGGCCCTGGCCGCTGCGGGCTCGGCAGCGACGGCCTCCAGCTACACGCTTCCCTCCCGCCAGCGCGGCAGCACGGTGCGCAACGTGCGCAACTACGGCGCAGTCGGCAATGGCGTCGCCGACGACACCGCAGCGTTCCAGGCGGCGATCAATTCGTTGCCGTCGGCGGGCGGCACGGTCGAGGTTCCGGCCGGCACGTACCGGATCGACGCGGTGACTTCCGTGAAGCTGCGCAGCTACATGCATCTGAAGCTGGCGCAGGACGCCAAAATCGTCGCCAAGCCGAACAGCGCGGAAAGGTACAACATCCTGTACGTGAACAAGGTGCGGGACGTCGAGATCTCTGGCGGCCAGATCATCGGCGAACGCAGCGGACACAACGGCACCACCGGCGAGTGGGGCCACGGCATCTTCGTTCGCGGGTCCAGCAACGTCACGATCCGCGACACGCACATCTCCAAATGCTGGGGAGACGGCTTGGTCGTCGCCGGCGCGGACATGTGGCAAGCGCCCGCGCAGCGCTCTTCGAACGTTTTCGTGGCCAACATCGTCAGCACCGGCAACCGGCGGCAGGCCATGTCGATCGGCTACGTGAACGACCTCAAGGTCTACGACTCGGAATTCAGCAACAGCAACGGCGCCACGCCCCAGTGCGGCATCGACATCGAGCCGGAGAACGGCAACACCTCGTACAAGGTGCTGTTCGAGAACTGCCTGGTCCGCGGCAACGCCAGGTACGGCATGCTGCTCTACAAGGGCTCGCAGGGCGTGACCATCCGCAACTGCATCGTGGAGAACAACGGCAGTTGCGGCATCGTCACGCGCAACGCGACGGCGACTTACATCGTCCAGAGCACCATCCGCAACAATTCGGCGACGGGCATCTTCATCCAGGACGGAACCAAGAACTGCCAGATCAGCCAGAACACCTCGTACGGCAACTACAACCGGCTCGGCACGGTCACCAGAACGCCGTTCGAGATGTCGGGCTGGAGCCCGGCGATCGAACGCGACATCCTGATCCAGGGCGCAGTTTCCGACATCCGGATCACGACCAACTACTACCGCTGA
- a CDS encoding lipopolysaccharide biosynthesis protein, which produces MTAWRRAAMTVSMLGVATAVGALMVFLTQALLARQMGPNAYGLFASSLATVTMIAPLAGFGLTQFHLKVYGVEGWQARRWLKPSMAFILATTLAALAVVVAWALTGAPHDGTRFSLLVLVPVVLSVLAVNLVSNKYRLENRFGRMALNQMVIPGSRLLAAIALLVVPRPSGELVALCYGAISLLVALSAIPQMRAMFSGEISLVGYGPRSESEAPAAASPGMGAVWSEAWAYGVYAALYPVFFQISTILLKYLQGDSHAGMYAIALAVMTAIYLIPATIYQKFLQGKLHRWAAHDKPKFQLVYRKGNVAMFLLGLAVSAALVLLGPWLVPLVFGERYQRVVAILMVLAFCPPIRFLSTSMGSALLTENHMRFRVYAMAFATVAAVAGNALVIPAYGDLGAAWATVAAETILLLGTYYGVRRFTRIQRAGDDSDRG; this is translated from the coding sequence ATGACCGCATGGCGCCGTGCGGCGATGACCGTTTCGATGCTGGGCGTCGCCACGGCCGTCGGCGCGCTGATGGTATTCCTTACCCAGGCGCTGCTCGCGCGCCAGATGGGGCCCAATGCCTATGGTTTGTTCGCATCGTCGTTGGCCACGGTCACGATGATCGCGCCGCTGGCCGGCTTCGGACTGACCCAATTCCACCTGAAGGTCTACGGCGTCGAGGGATGGCAGGCGCGGCGTTGGCTGAAGCCGTCGATGGCTTTCATCCTGGCCACGACGCTGGCGGCGTTGGCCGTCGTCGTCGCATGGGCGCTGACGGGCGCGCCGCACGACGGCACGCGCTTCAGCCTGCTGGTGCTCGTGCCGGTGGTGTTGAGCGTTCTCGCCGTCAACCTGGTCAGCAACAAATACCGCCTGGAAAACCGTTTCGGGCGGATGGCGTTGAACCAGATGGTGATCCCCGGCAGCCGCCTGTTGGCGGCGATCGCGTTGCTGGTGGTGCCGCGGCCGTCGGGGGAACTCGTCGCGCTCTGTTACGGGGCGATTTCGCTGCTGGTCGCGTTGTCCGCGATACCGCAGATGCGGGCGATGTTCAGCGGCGAGATTTCGCTGGTCGGCTATGGGCCGCGAAGCGAATCGGAAGCGCCGGCCGCCGCAAGCCCCGGCATGGGCGCGGTATGGTCAGAAGCATGGGCCTACGGCGTGTATGCGGCGCTGTATCCGGTTTTTTTCCAGATCAGCACGATCCTTCTCAAATACCTGCAGGGCGATAGCCATGCCGGCATGTATGCGATCGCATTGGCGGTGATGACCGCGATCTACCTCATACCCGCCACGATCTACCAGAAGTTCCTGCAGGGCAAACTGCACCGATGGGCCGCGCACGACAAGCCGAAGTTCCAGCTGGTATACCGCAAGGGCAACGTCGCCATGTTCCTGCTGGGGTTGGCGGTGAGCGCGGCGCTGGTGCTGCTCGGTCCCTGGCTGGTCCCGCTCGTGTTCGGCGAACGCTATCAGCGCGTGGTGGCGATCCTGATGGTGCTGGCGTTCTGTCCGCCGATCCGCTTCCTCTCCACGTCGATGGGTTCGGCGCTGCTGACCGAGAACCACATGCGCTTCCGCGTGTATGCGATGGCGTTCGCTACCGTTGCCGCTGTCGCCGGCAATGCCTTGGTGATCCCCGCCTACGGCGACCTGGGCGCAGCGTGGGCCACCGTCGCCGCCGAAACGATACTGCTGCTGGGCACGTACTACGGCGTACGCCGTTTCACCCGAATTCAACGAGCCGGTGACGATAGTGATCGCGGCTAG